In Candidatus Rickettsiella isopodorum, a single genomic region encodes these proteins:
- a CDS encoding peroxiredoxin, with amino-acid sequence MLKVGDKLPEFKLTATVDIDINKAFTEITHASYPGKWLVLFFWPKDFTFVCPTEIVAFNDLNAKFKESNAVLLGGSTDNEFVHRAWRQYNDELRDLSFPMLSDIKRELCSNLGVLDNDAGVAQRATFIIDPEGIIRFNMVTDLSVGRNPEEVLRILHALQDGGLCPCNWQKGQRTINLTEVT; translated from the coding sequence ATGCTGAAAGTAGGTGATAAATTACCTGAATTTAAACTCACAGCTACCGTTGATATTGATATCAACAAGGCTTTTACTGAGATTACTCATGCTTCTTACCCTGGTAAGTGGCTAGTACTGTTTTTCTGGCCTAAAGATTTCACCTTTGTATGCCCTACTGAAATAGTGGCATTTAACGATCTCAATGCTAAATTTAAAGAGAGTAATGCTGTATTATTAGGGGGTAGCACGGATAATGAATTTGTGCACCGTGCTTGGCGACAGTATAACGATGAATTACGGGATCTTTCATTCCCTATGTTGAGTGATATTAAACGTGAATTATGCAGTAATTTAGGGGTATTAGATAACGATGCAGGTGTTGCACAACGAGCAACGTTTATTATCGATCCAGAAGGTATTATTCGTTTTAATATGGTGACAGATTTGAGCGTTGGACGTAATCCTGAAGAAGTGCTACGTATACTTCATGCTTTACAAGATGGAGGACTCTGTCCTTGTAATTGGCAAAAAGGTCAACGTACTATTAACCTTACTGAAGTTACTTAA
- a CDS encoding alpha/beta hydrolase fold domain-containing protein — protein MPYKNDKKRLTEHRAFILRMQEREKRSPAKNVKIIIILMSVLLKETSDLFLVIYRSAQLKNPPYPTLLHIRGTGFNASARYYSYITCSHIAEKSGCQVIDLDHHLAPENPFPRPFNDVYAAYKSIIFHANFMQIDVNKIAISGYSSGGNLAALMTIQAKKDKLPVALQILISPILDLSRSLKKYVKLENKDSFPNSLVDWFIELYLQNNFNAYYAPEISPFWSNSLISLPPTYFLFGEYDRFRSDSEVFYDKLNQLGLWTYKYSFKEENHSLFWRNIQAIETISTQLKMGFNLMKIPRLLFSNFSNEAPSLKFKFFAKENNDKFEFFRKKSSICLSK, from the coding sequence GTGCCATATAAAAACGATAAAAAAAGACTTACTGAGCATCGTGCTTTTATTTTACGTATGCAAGAAAGAGAAAAAAGATCTCCTGCAAAAAATGTTAAAATAATAATTATACTTATGTCTGTTTTATTAAAAGAGACTAGCGATCTTTTTCTTGTTATTTACAGATCTGCTCAGTTAAAAAATCCACCCTATCCTACCTTACTTCATATTAGAGGCACTGGTTTTAACGCATCTGCAAGATACTATTCTTATATTACCTGTAGTCATATAGCAGAAAAATCAGGTTGCCAAGTCATTGATTTAGATCACCACTTAGCTCCAGAAAATCCTTTTCCACGACCATTTAATGATGTGTATGCTGCCTATAAATCAATCATTTTTCATGCTAATTTCATGCAAATTGATGTAAACAAAATTGCTATTTCTGGCTATAGCTCAGGAGGAAATTTAGCTGCTTTAATGACTATTCAAGCTAAAAAAGACAAACTTCCTGTTGCTTTGCAAATATTAATTTCTCCTATATTAGATTTATCACGAAGCTTGAAAAAATACGTTAAATTGGAAAATAAAGATAGCTTTCCAAATTCTTTAGTCGATTGGTTTATAGAACTTTACTTGCAAAATAATTTTAATGCCTATTATGCCCCAGAAATATCCCCTTTTTGGTCAAATTCCCTTATTAGTTTGCCTCCAACTTATTTTTTATTTGGAGAATATGACCGCTTTAGAAGTGATAGCGAAGTTTTTTACGATAAATTAAATCAGCTTGGCTTATGGACATACAAATATAGTTTTAAAGAAGAAAACCATTCCTTATTTTGGCGAAATATACAGGCTATAGAAACTATATCCACTCAATTAAAAATGGGATTTAATTTAATGAAAATACCAAGACTCTTGTTCTCAAATTTTTCAAATGAAGCTCCTTCCTTAAAATTTAAATTTTTTGCCAAAGAAAACAATGATAAATTTGAATTCTTTAGAAAAAAATCATCGATATGCCTTTCAAAATAA
- a CDS encoding class I SAM-dependent methyltransferase, translated as MLLPKNLSDLYSGTDLDILFKGNFINFGYWETVPNVISSLDVIEANKQLYHQVFKRLNPQEQDTVLELGSGHGGGCVLFSNFYVVQSLLGIDYLKEHIDHSINTHFSLVEEKKIQFLQGAAESIPLSDESISKIYTVEAFQHFNASNAVPELKRILCQGGTLVISTFFAKNSLCFVNLLNLLPKPAILADSCNGEFASLPDILHLLKKNSFTNVKLENISQYVWPGYDVWVRQNDPCIWDTNWKIAYRKGLIDYYIITATKV; from the coding sequence ATGTTACTTCCAAAAAATCTTTCCGATCTTTATTCAGGTACCGATTTAGATATTTTATTTAAAGGAAATTTTATTAATTTTGGCTATTGGGAAACGGTTCCTAATGTAATATCTAGCCTAGACGTTATTGAAGCTAATAAACAACTGTATCATCAAGTCTTTAAACGTTTAAATCCTCAAGAACAGGATACTGTATTAGAATTAGGTTCTGGCCATGGTGGAGGGTGTGTACTTTTTTCAAATTTCTATGTTGTTCAATCTCTATTAGGTATAGATTATTTAAAAGAACATATTGATCATTCAATAAACACTCACTTTTCCCTTGTTGAAGAGAAAAAAATTCAATTCCTTCAAGGGGCGGCGGAATCAATCCCTTTGTCCGACGAGAGTATTAGTAAAATTTATACGGTAGAAGCTTTTCAACACTTTAATGCTTCGAATGCTGTCCCCGAATTAAAAAGAATTTTATGCCAAGGAGGCACGCTAGTCATTTCTACTTTTTTCGCAAAAAATAGCCTTTGCTTTGTGAACTTACTTAACTTGCTACCAAAACCTGCTATTTTAGCAGATAGCTGTAATGGAGAATTTGCTTCATTACCTGATATTTTACATTTACTAAAAAAAAATTCATTCACTAATGTAAAGCTAGAAAATATTAGTCAGTATGTTTGGCCAGGATACGATGTATGGGTCAGACAAAACGATCCTTGTATATGGGATACCAACTGGAAAATTGCCTATAGAAAAGGATTAATTGATTATTATATAATCACGGCCACTAAAGTATAA
- the cdd gene encoding cytidine deaminase, producing MKDYLIQMVSLGKKAAMNAYVPLCKFSVGACIRTNEGQLFHGCNWENRATPLSQCAETSALSGMLTAGYRKISEIVLVTPKFVCTPCGACRQRLLEFSHEETNFYSYNRDGLLLKSIKLNKLLPEAFTWRP from the coding sequence ATGAAAGATTATCTTATTCAGATGGTGTCGCTAGGAAAAAAAGCAGCAATGAATGCTTATGTGCCCTTATGCAAATTTTCAGTGGGTGCTTGCATTAGAACTAATGAGGGCCAATTATTTCACGGTTGTAACTGGGAAAATAGGGCGACTCCTCTTAGTCAGTGCGCAGAAACCTCAGCGCTTAGTGGGATGCTAACAGCGGGTTATAGAAAAATAAGTGAAATTGTTTTAGTTACTCCTAAATTTGTTTGTACGCCTTGTGGAGCTTGTAGACAGAGATTGCTTGAATTTTCTCATGAAGAAACAAACTTTTATTCATATAATAGAGATGGATTGTTACTTAAATCGATTAAATTAAATAAACTTCTACCAGAGGCATTTACTTGGAGGCCTTAA
- a CDS encoding ATP-binding protein, producing MISPEQKKISIIEEKELFNIITKQKKEIKNLKAKYEKDIFTLNFIVQNLPGSIYWKNKNGLYLGNNDYAKRLMKVLGLETDVIGKTDYDIFPKEVADDFKRADLKVLSGKNLIVEEVTTFSDSTEMIQLSSKIPLLDKTKKIVGILGISLDITKLKKTELALQIALDKAKAASHAKTEFLENMRHDIRTPLSGIVGCAQIIKSQASDPEKVSEYAEDLIQSSEALLNFLNRILEGIKVATGETLLLKKKFDFKKNIQAILNLNKSLAAKKNLELTLEIDEKIPPYLIGDPIRLQRIILELMTNALRFTQQGTINIEAKINKREAQQVVIEIKITDTGIGIPADKKEDIFTRFTRLTPSHQGIYKGLGLGLSIVKQFVDDLEGEIYVESQLKQGTTFTCLLPFKEPLIMDHMGVEDITLPIESRIYKHIAEIVPNISLINQDFNSYQRKVLLVEDDKLAAKIAQIIFLELNCVIDIAHDAKMALQRIQKQDYHLVLMDIGLPDMDGIALTHRIRLQQWQRTDITPIIGLTAHIDIENRQRCLDAGMNTVILKPLKKETASELLTAFVPDACINQSYLFTEIRPVSGPVLDVDAMKALLKNEGLIKDCINLIINGLEKELVKLPELHQVANWHAIREIAHKLQGGASYCGAKRLEQACKRIVDYLRENGPARHVNALYQQLLQEMQAAKTVYKDYLK from the coding sequence ATGATTTCGCCAGAACAAAAAAAAATATCTATTATTGAAGAGAAGGAATTATTTAATATCATTACAAAACAAAAAAAAGAAATAAAAAATCTAAAAGCTAAATACGAAAAGGATATTTTTACTTTAAATTTTATAGTCCAAAACCTTCCCGGAAGTATTTATTGGAAAAATAAAAATGGATTATATTTGGGAAATAACGATTATGCTAAACGGTTAATGAAAGTCCTTGGATTGGAAACAGACGTTATTGGAAAAACAGATTACGATATTTTCCCAAAAGAAGTAGCGGATGATTTTAAAAGAGCCGATTTAAAAGTTTTATCAGGGAAAAATTTGATCGTCGAAGAAGTGACTACTTTTTCTGATTCTACAGAAATGATTCAATTATCTTCAAAAATACCTCTATTGGATAAAACAAAAAAAATAGTTGGTATTCTAGGCATATCTCTTGATATTACTAAATTAAAAAAAACCGAGTTGGCGTTACAAATTGCTCTGGATAAAGCAAAAGCAGCGAGTCATGCTAAAACTGAATTTTTAGAAAATATGCGACATGATATTCGTACTCCCTTGAGTGGTATTGTGGGTTGCGCCCAAATTATTAAATCGCAAGCGAGTGATCCAGAAAAAGTATCAGAATATGCAGAAGATCTTATTCAATCTAGCGAAGCTTTGTTGAATTTTCTTAATAGGATTTTAGAAGGGATTAAAGTGGCTACTGGAGAAACGTTACTCTTAAAAAAGAAATTTGATTTTAAGAAAAATATTCAAGCTATTCTTAATTTAAACAAGTCACTGGCTGCTAAAAAAAATCTGGAATTAACTTTAGAGATTGATGAAAAAATCCCTCCTTATTTAATAGGAGATCCGATTCGATTACAACGAATTATATTAGAGTTAATGACTAATGCGCTAAGGTTTACACAACAAGGAACTATCAATATTGAAGCAAAAATAAACAAACGCGAAGCACAGCAAGTTGTTATTGAAATAAAAATCACAGATACTGGTATTGGGATACCGGCGGATAAAAAAGAGGATATTTTTACACGGTTTACGCGTTTAACTCCCTCTCATCAAGGTATCTACAAAGGGCTAGGGCTAGGATTATCTATTGTAAAGCAATTTGTTGATGACCTGGAAGGGGAGATCTATGTCGAAAGTCAGTTAAAGCAAGGAACCACCTTTACTTGCCTCCTTCCTTTTAAAGAACCATTGATTATGGATCACATGGGTGTTGAGGATATTACTTTGCCAATTGAAAGTAGAATATATAAGCATATTGCAGAAATTGTGCCAAACATTAGCTTAATAAATCAAGATTTTAATTCTTATCAAAGGAAAGTGTTGTTAGTCGAAGATGACAAATTAGCCGCTAAAATTGCACAAATTATTTTCTTAGAATTAAATTGTGTTATTGATATAGCGCATGACGCGAAGATGGCTTTACAACGAATTCAAAAGCAAGACTATCATCTTGTTTTGATGGATATTGGCTTGCCTGATATGGATGGTATTGCACTAACTCATCGAATTCGTCTACAGCAATGGCAGCGAACAGATATCACTCCAATCATTGGATTAACGGCTCATATTGATATTGAAAATAGACAGCGCTGTTTAGATGCGGGTATGAACACGGTTATATTAAAGCCTTTAAAAAAAGAAACCGCATCAGAATTATTGACAGCCTTTGTGCCAGATGCATGTATTAATCAATCATACTTATTTACTGAGATACGCCCAGTGAGTGGTCCCGTATTAGATGTTGATGCAATGAAAGCACTCTTAAAAAATGAAGGATTGATTAAGGATTGCATTAATTTAATAATCAATGGATTAGAAAAAGAACTCGTTAAACTTCCTGAATTGCATCAAGTCGCTAATTGGCACGCTATACGAGAAATTGCACATAAATTACAAGGCGGAGCTAGTTATTGCGGAGCTAAACGTTTGGAGCAAGCCTGCAAACGAATAGTAGATTATTTGCGAGAAAATGGTCCAGCTAGACACGTTAATGCGCTTTATCAACAATTACTTCAAGAAATGCAAGCTGCAAAAACGGTTTATAAAGATTATCTTAAATAA